A region from the uncultured Holophaga sp. genome encodes:
- a CDS encoding hydrolase, translating into MSTPETRQYTYKDWYPTTQVKAAQHDLSPEEKARPFAKYFYEEIPQPDPAHMALMDHPCDPAKALHPSRMNDLLNPGDLDVEIGWCNLPDGAGFIANKSVYPGVTAEMIDWWFAWHPLEDLRYRIWYPPQHGGIHLSPEGRKRILDDRIPMAERNWGVVHHVTENCDCGMENITISFKSPQDYGFDMSRFKQPYVATFAGGQGWAVAVNKTDESITAPAMMCHIFRDTAEGLEHRTRFWLGYRLSNGVPECTLPPGVAVPQAAVQGLARHNVKEFTRFKHFLPRIYAEFGGKMLV; encoded by the coding sequence ATGTCCACCCCTGAGACCCGGCAGTACACCTACAAGGACTGGTACCCCACCACCCAGGTGAAGGCTGCCCAGCATGACCTGAGCCCCGAGGAGAAGGCCCGCCCCTTCGCCAAGTATTTCTATGAGGAGATCCCCCAGCCCGACCCCGCCCACATGGCCCTGATGGACCATCCCTGCGACCCCGCCAAGGCCCTTCACCCCTCCCGGATGAACGACCTGCTCAATCCCGGCGACCTGGACGTGGAGATCGGCTGGTGCAACCTGCCCGACGGGGCCGGCTTCATTGCCAACAAGAGCGTCTACCCCGGCGTCACCGCCGAGATGATCGACTGGTGGTTCGCCTGGCACCCCCTGGAGGACCTGCGCTATCGCATCTGGTATCCGCCCCAGCACGGGGGTATCCACCTGAGCCCCGAGGGGCGCAAGCGCATCCTGGATGACCGTATTCCCATGGCCGAGCGCAACTGGGGCGTGGTGCACCACGTCACCGAGAACTGCGACTGCGGGATGGAGAACATCACCATCAGTTTCAAGTCTCCCCAGGACTACGGCTTCGACATGAGCCGCTTCAAGCAGCCCTATGTAGCCACCTTCGCCGGGGGGCAGGGCTGGGCCGTGGCGGTGAACAAGACCGACGAGTCCATCACCGCCCCCGCCATGATGTGCCACATCTTCCGCGACACCGCCGAGGGCCTGGAGCACCGCACCCGCTTCTGGCTGGGCTACCGCCTCTCCAACGGTGTGCCCGAGTGCACCCTGCCTCCCGGCGTGGCCGTGCCCCAGGCCGCCGTCCAGGGGCTCGCCCGCCACAACGTGAAGGAGTTCACCCGCTTCAAGCACTTCCTGCCCCGCATCTACGCCGAGTTCGGCGGCAAGATGCTGGTCTGA
- a CDS encoding MFS transporter yields the protein MQKSPFALKLTILSISLLLMARMTISAALAEIAKAFPGVSQVALMNMVAIPSLVAIPFGVLSGILSRHLPKKGLVLAGLVLFIVGGVGPLFLSSFTLIMVSRALLGAGTGLFLPMAAGLFDDFFSGPERNGLVGFQSVSVGLGNIITSLLAGFLATLSWRYAFLMYALGVLVLVAVWWRLPEPPRSAPEPGQKAAVNGRLVFLLGASFLYAIIYFAFFGYLAFIIEGRHLGNAATSGIAIMCMTLGSMITGALFGQALRAFRSYLLTLALALNAVAFLLLAGASTLPMFLAGSLTLGLGFSLTMPYVCMRCMDAVGKANSTLATGLFQTALSLGTAASPFVLQMVAKACHNLNGQFMFRVCALALLAATVMAVGVALRGGRASGEPVPLPAE from the coding sequence TTGCAGAAGTCCCCTTTCGCTCTCAAGCTCACCATCCTGTCCATCTCACTGCTCCTGATGGCCCGCATGACCATCTCGGCGGCCCTGGCGGAGATTGCCAAAGCCTTCCCCGGCGTGAGCCAGGTGGCCCTCATGAACATGGTGGCCATCCCCTCCCTGGTGGCCATTCCCTTTGGGGTGCTCTCGGGCATCCTCAGCCGTCACCTCCCCAAGAAGGGGCTGGTGCTGGCGGGTCTGGTCCTCTTCATCGTCGGGGGCGTCGGCCCCCTCTTCCTCTCCAGCTTCACCCTGATCATGGTCAGCCGGGCCCTTCTGGGGGCGGGTACCGGCCTCTTCCTGCCCATGGCGGCAGGGCTCTTCGATGACTTCTTCAGCGGTCCGGAGCGCAATGGCCTGGTGGGCTTCCAGAGTGTTTCCGTGGGACTGGGCAACATCATCACCAGTCTGCTGGCGGGCTTCCTGGCCACCCTGTCCTGGCGGTACGCCTTCCTGATGTACGCCCTCGGGGTCCTTGTGCTGGTGGCGGTGTGGTGGCGTCTGCCGGAGCCCCCCCGTTCAGCTCCGGAGCCGGGCCAGAAGGCTGCCGTCAACGGCCGGCTGGTCTTCCTGCTGGGGGCCTCCTTCCTCTATGCCATCATCTACTTCGCCTTCTTCGGGTACCTGGCCTTCATCATCGAGGGGCGTCACCTCGGTAACGCAGCCACCTCCGGCATCGCCATCATGTGCATGACCCTCGGGTCCATGATTACCGGGGCCCTCTTCGGGCAGGCCCTCCGGGCCTTCCGTTCCTACCTGCTGACCCTGGCCCTGGCCCTCAACGCCGTGGCCTTCCTGCTCCTGGCTGGTGCTTCGACGCTGCCCATGTTCCTGGCAGGTTCCCTGACCCTGGGGCTGGGTTTCTCCCTCACCATGCCCTACGTCTGCATGCGCTGCATGGATGCAGTGGGCAAGGCCAACAGCACCCTGGCCACGGGTCTCTTCCAGACCGCTCTGAGTCTGGGCACCGCCGCCTCGCCCTTCGTCCTTCAGATGGTCGCCAAGGCCTGCCACAACCTCAACGGCCAGTTCATGTTCCGGGTGTGCGCCCTGGCGCTCCTGGCAGCGACCGTCATGGCTGTTGGGGTCGCCCTCCGGGGGGGGCGGGCCTCCGGGGAACCGGTTCCTCTGCCGGCGGAGTAG
- a CDS encoding M23 family metallopeptidase has product MIPGRALSFTQAFLALNPLPDFEAWHFEPGMGFLDPGSWWGARKARPHPHEGVDLCRYLEARGRVLPLGAGTRIPAVFPGRVVRVLKDFLGMSLFMEHLLPGGRFLTLFGHLSLDEGMAVGRILEAGECLGRIAPARSSPTAPAPHAHLSLARCSSALDPADLDWPDLTERVELLDPRVLL; this is encoded by the coding sequence ATGATCCCTGGTCGAGCCCTCTCCTTCACCCAGGCCTTTCTGGCCCTGAATCCCCTGCCGGACTTCGAGGCTTGGCACTTTGAACCCGGCATGGGCTTCCTGGATCCGGGCAGCTGGTGGGGGGCTCGCAAGGCGCGCCCCCATCCCCATGAAGGGGTTGATCTGTGCCGTTACCTTGAGGCCCGGGGACGGGTTCTTCCCCTGGGGGCAGGGACCCGGATCCCTGCGGTCTTTCCCGGGAGGGTGGTGCGGGTGTTGAAGGACTTTCTGGGCATGTCCCTCTTCATGGAACATCTCCTGCCCGGGGGGCGCTTCCTGACGCTCTTCGGGCACCTGAGCCTCGATGAAGGCATGGCTGTGGGGCGGATCCTGGAGGCGGGGGAGTGCCTCGGCCGGATCGCCCCGGCCCGGAGTTCTCCAACGGCACCCGCTCCTCACGCCCATCTCAGCCTGGCCCGCTGTTCTTCTGCTCTGGATCCGGCAGATCTGGACTGGCCGGACCTGACAGAGCGGGTCGAGTTGCTGGATCCCCGAGTGCTCCTCTGA
- a CDS encoding phospholipid scramblase-related protein, with translation MLEGRTAIFVKEQVAFVKLRDTYDLLDPETMGVVGEAKDEPASWAKWLRLLVKKALLPTTLNVRSSYGQPVLSVRKHPGFLWTRLEVVDASGRTLAMLRSRLFSLGGAFRIMDASGNEIGDLKGDWKGWEYAATIQGRAIGQVTKKWAGIFKEAFTNADQYLVRSSVSSDLPLMLGLALAVDLVYKEQQR, from the coding sequence ATGCTGGAAGGCCGTACGGCGATCTTCGTCAAAGAACAGGTGGCGTTCGTAAAGCTTCGGGACACATACGATCTCTTGGATCCGGAGACCATGGGCGTGGTCGGCGAGGCCAAGGACGAGCCTGCCTCCTGGGCCAAGTGGTTGCGCCTCCTCGTGAAGAAGGCCCTCCTGCCCACCACGTTGAACGTCAGATCCTCGTACGGCCAGCCTGTGCTCTCGGTCCGGAAGCACCCCGGTTTCCTCTGGACCCGCCTGGAAGTGGTGGATGCATCAGGTCGTACCCTGGCCATGCTGAGGAGCCGTCTGTTCTCGCTGGGCGGCGCCTTCCGGATCATGGACGCTTCCGGGAACGAGATCGGGGACCTCAAGGGGGACTGGAAGGGCTGGGAGTATGCCGCCACCATCCAGGGGCGGGCCATCGGCCAGGTCACCAAGAAGTGGGCGGGAATCTTCAAAGAGGCCTTCACCAATGCAGACCAGTACCTTGTCCGGTCTTCCGTCAGCAGTGACCTGCCCCTGATGCTCGGCCTGGCCCTGGCGGTGGATCTGGTCTACAAGGAGCAGCAGCGCTGA
- the coaD gene encoding pantetheine-phosphate adenylyltransferase yields the protein MRKAIYPGSFDPVTMGHLDLIQRAEKLVDQLVVAVLHNPSKKPTFSVAERVDFLREITAPYPKVEVMTFNGLLVDLAKQTNAQCVLRGVRAFSDFEYEFQMALMNRKLYPDLETLFLMPKEEYSIISSRLVREVGSMGGDIGGFVPRELKDRITRRLMNPSSMG from the coding sequence GTGCGCAAGGCCATCTATCCCGGCTCCTTCGACCCCGTGACCATGGGCCACCTGGATCTCATCCAGCGAGCCGAGAAACTGGTGGACCAACTCGTGGTGGCTGTACTCCACAACCCCTCCAAGAAACCCACCTTCAGCGTCGCCGAACGGGTGGACTTCCTCCGCGAGATCACGGCCCCCTACCCCAAGGTGGAGGTCATGACCTTCAACGGGCTCCTGGTGGACCTGGCCAAGCAGACCAATGCCCAGTGCGTGCTCAGGGGCGTGCGGGCCTTCAGCGACTTCGAGTACGAGTTCCAGATGGCCCTCATGAACCGGAAGCTCTATCCGGACCTGGAGACCCTCTTCCTCATGCCCAAGGAGGAGTACAGCATCATCTCCAGTCGCCTGGTGCGGGAGGTGGGCTCCATGGGCGGTGACATCGGCGGCTTTGTGCCCCGCGAACTCAAGGACCGCATCACTCGCCGCCTGATGAATCCTTCCAGCATGGGCTGA
- a CDS encoding D-alanine--D-alanine ligase family protein, with the protein MTQRLTVGLLFGGESPEHEVSIVSARSIAQHLDPERYEVRPMGIARNGVWTVLGDPFARLSAKEKPARGACPFLPLEAGAEGTLLPDVFFNAIHGAGGEDGQLQGYMEALDRPYTGAGLLAMAAGMDKWITKRIWESEGLPVGPYVGLTEEGWRKEPEAVLRSVRALGLPVFVKPANTGSSIGIRKIKSLDELPDAIEDALRYDRRLLVEKGLDIREIEVAILGGDDPFVSIPGEILVAGEFYDFQDKYLDGKSSCQIPVDLPGSLATRIQGYARAAFRSLDAYGMARMDFFLERGSNRVFLNEINMIPGFTSISMYPKLMEASGIPYPELLTRLIELAQARHAQMAGKQKLFESGSDWYA; encoded by the coding sequence ATGACCCAGCGTCTCACCGTCGGCCTGCTCTTCGGGGGCGAAAGCCCCGAGCACGAAGTCTCCATCGTCTCCGCTCGGAGCATCGCCCAGCACCTGGACCCCGAGCGCTACGAAGTCCGTCCCATGGGCATCGCCCGCAATGGGGTCTGGACCGTGCTCGGCGATCCCTTCGCCCGCCTCTCGGCCAAGGAGAAGCCCGCCCGCGGAGCATGCCCCTTTCTGCCTCTGGAGGCCGGGGCCGAGGGGACGCTGCTGCCGGACGTCTTCTTCAACGCCATCCACGGCGCCGGGGGTGAGGACGGGCAGCTCCAGGGCTACATGGAGGCCCTGGACCGTCCCTACACCGGGGCCGGGCTCCTGGCCATGGCGGCGGGCATGGACAAGTGGATCACCAAGCGGATCTGGGAGTCCGAGGGGCTGCCTGTGGGGCCCTATGTGGGGCTCACGGAGGAGGGCTGGCGCAAGGAGCCCGAAGCCGTCCTTCGCTCGGTCCGGGCGCTCGGCCTTCCCGTATTCGTCAAACCCGCCAACACCGGCAGCAGCATCGGCATCCGCAAGATCAAGTCCCTGGATGAGCTGCCCGACGCCATTGAGGATGCCCTGCGCTACGACCGCCGCCTCCTGGTGGAGAAGGGGCTGGACATCCGGGAGATCGAGGTGGCCATCCTGGGGGGGGATGATCCCTTTGTCAGCATCCCCGGCGAGATCCTGGTGGCGGGCGAGTTCTACGACTTCCAGGACAAGTACCTGGATGGCAAGAGCAGCTGCCAGATTCCGGTGGACCTGCCCGGGAGTCTGGCTACCCGGATCCAGGGCTACGCCCGGGCGGCCTTCCGGAGCCTGGACGCCTACGGTATGGCCCGCATGGACTTCTTCCTGGAGCGGGGCAGCAACCGGGTCTTTCTCAATGAGATCAACATGATCCCCGGCTTCACCAGCATCTCCATGTATCCCAAGCTCATGGAGGCCTCGGGCATCCCCTACCCCGAGCTGCTGACCCGCCTCATCGAGCTGGCCCAGGCCCGTCACGCCCAGATGGCCGGCAAGCAGAAGCTCTTCGAGAGCGGCAGCGACTGGTACGCGTGA